Proteins from a genomic interval of Arthrobacter sp. CAN_C5:
- a CDS encoding HNH endonuclease signature motif containing protein — translation MKRQENAEQITGFPVSDPGVPGSASAGQTPSVDPISPESFSLEGRIWMEPVAAWVRRRPVAGDTPATVVEVASPETLVAMLQGDTRQVAGTGALEPTPDPAEPDLAEPDTVESDTAGPDTADLLVAADRLMSWVVARQAELVAALHTEVQDQTVAQAGSRSGERVGAGLGFTLTAEELVPLLNLSTRAAHRLLDQSLRLVEDLPKTLQSLGAGMLTARQAQIILDEASTIPAQALAGFEDEVLASGAHLMAPRLKAKCKRVREKLHPESAVTRRRTATADRHVEVTPDQDGMAWLSAYLPAERACGIENRLTFMARALQNPQETRTLTQLKADVFGDLLTHRCDPTPGGAATHKTHKGTGASGTRANGTAAGETGAGETHAESAGLVDLASVLGVQPVVFVTVPVMTLLGGNEPAELEGFGPIDADTARKLAAHAKGFTRILTHPETGTVLSVGRDRYKVPKDLRRTVLVRDKTCRHPGCNRPGPACDLDHTIPWHQGGNTSYDNLAALCRKHHMLKSAGYWHYEQPEPGTLTATSLTGKTYTTLPQPPPF, via the coding sequence ATGAAGCGGCAGGAGAACGCAGAGCAGATCACCGGTTTTCCGGTGTCTGATCCTGGTGTCCCGGGTTCCGCTTCTGCCGGTCAGACGCCGTCGGTTGACCCGATTTCCCCGGAGTCGTTCAGTCTTGAGGGGAGGATCTGGATGGAGCCTGTCGCCGCTTGGGTCCGCCGCCGCCCGGTCGCTGGTGACACTCCAGCCACCGTGGTGGAGGTAGCCAGCCCGGAGACGCTGGTGGCCATGCTGCAGGGGGACACGAGGCAGGTGGCGGGGACTGGTGCCCTTGAGCCAACGCCTGACCCTGCCGAACCTGACCTTGCCGAGCCTGACACTGTTGAGTCTGACACCGCTGGGCCTGATACGGCTGATTTGTTGGTGGCTGCTGATCGGTTGATGTCGTGGGTTGTTGCCCGGCAGGCGGAACTGGTCGCCGCTTTGCACACCGAGGTCCAGGACCAGACAGTCGCTCAGGCTGGGTCCCGTTCTGGTGAGAGGGTGGGGGCGGGTCTGGGGTTTACTCTGACGGCTGAGGAGTTGGTGCCGTTGCTGAACCTTTCCACCCGTGCCGCGCACCGGCTGCTGGACCAGAGCCTGAGGTTGGTCGAGGATCTTCCCAAGACCCTGCAGTCGTTGGGAGCGGGGATGCTCACGGCCCGGCAGGCCCAGATCATCCTCGATGAGGCATCCACCATCCCGGCGCAGGCGTTGGCGGGCTTCGAAGATGAAGTCCTCGCCTCGGGGGCCCACCTGATGGCGCCGCGGCTGAAAGCCAAGTGCAAGCGAGTCAGAGAGAAGCTCCACCCCGAATCTGCGGTCACCCGAAGGCGTACCGCTACGGCGGACCGGCACGTCGAGGTCACCCCCGACCAGGACGGCATGGCCTGGCTTTCGGCGTATCTGCCCGCGGAGCGGGCCTGTGGCATCGAGAACCGGCTCACTTTCATGGCCCGGGCACTGCAGAACCCCCAGGAAACCCGGACCCTCACCCAACTCAAAGCCGACGTCTTCGGAGACCTCCTCACCCACCGCTGCGACCCAACCCCGGGCGGGGCTGCCACGCACAAGACGCACAAGGGGACCGGTGCCAGCGGCACCCGCGCCAACGGCACGGCTGCCGGTGAGACGGGTGCTGGTGAGACTCATGCTGAGAGCGCGGGCCTGGTCGATTTGGCGTCAGTGCTGGGCGTGCAGCCTGTGGTGTTCGTGACTGTTCCCGTGATGACCCTACTCGGCGGCAACGAACCAGCCGAGCTCGAGGGGTTCGGGCCGATCGACGCGGACACCGCCAGGAAGCTCGCCGCCCACGCAAAAGGGTTCACCCGGATCCTCACCCACCCGGAAACCGGGACGGTACTCAGCGTCGGGAGGGACCGCTACAAGGTCCCCAAAGACCTTCGCAGGACCGTCCTGGTCAGGGACAAAACCTGCCGCCACCCGGGGTGTAACCGTCCCGGCCCTGCCTGCGACCTTGACCACACCATCCCCTGGCACCAGGGCGGAAACACCAGCTACGACAACCTCGCCGCCCTCTGCCGGAAACACCACATGCTCAAATCCGCTGGCTACTGGCACTACGAGCAACCCGAACCCGGCACCCTCACCGCCACCTCACTCACCGGCAAAACCTACACCACACTGCCCCAACCACCCCCGTTCTAA
- a CDS encoding DUF427 domain-containing protein gives MAKAMWNNVVIAESDETVMVEGNHYFPRESVKTEYLSESAMTTVCPWKGTANYLSITVNGDTNDDAAWSYLEPKSAAENIRGHVAFWRGVTVSD, from the coding sequence ATGGCAAAGGCAATGTGGAACAACGTGGTCATCGCAGAGTCGGACGAGACAGTGATGGTCGAGGGTAACCACTATTTTCCCCGGGAGTCGGTCAAGACCGAGTACCTCAGCGAAAGTGCAATGACCACAGTCTGCCCGTGGAAGGGAACCGCCAACTACCTGTCCATCACGGTAAACGGCGACACCAACGACGACGCCGCCTGGTCCTACCTGGAGCCGAAGTCGGCCGCCGAGAACATCCGGGGCCATGTGGCTTTCTGGCGCGGGGTCACGGTCTCCGACTGA
- a CDS encoding MBL fold metallo-hydrolase has product MAARVEHLLTSGTFSLDGGTWDVDNNVWIIGDDTECIVIDPAHNADAVVEQINGRQVRAILLTHGHDDHIRAVGDVYDAVRAPIHLHPADRMLWDQVYPDPAPDQDINDGDEFTVAGVTLKALHTPGHSPGSVSFYLEEAGTVFTGDTLFQGGPGATGRSFSDFPTIIESIRHRLLSLPADTVVRPGHGDSTTVGAEAPSLDDWIARGQ; this is encoded by the coding sequence ATGGCTGCACGCGTAGAGCACCTGCTCACCAGCGGAACCTTCTCCCTTGATGGTGGAACCTGGGACGTGGACAACAACGTCTGGATCATTGGCGACGACACCGAATGCATCGTCATCGACCCGGCGCACAACGCCGACGCCGTCGTCGAGCAGATCAACGGCCGTCAGGTCCGTGCCATCCTGCTGACCCACGGCCACGATGACCACATCCGTGCGGTCGGCGATGTGTACGACGCCGTCCGGGCGCCCATCCACCTGCACCCGGCGGACCGGATGCTGTGGGATCAGGTCTACCCTGACCCGGCACCGGACCAGGACATCAACGACGGCGACGAGTTCACGGTTGCCGGCGTCACCCTCAAAGCGCTGCACACCCCCGGCCACTCCCCCGGCTCGGTGAGCTTCTACCTCGAGGAGGCCGGAACAGTCTTCACCGGCGACACCCTGTTCCAGGGCGGCCCCGGCGCCACCGGCCGGTCCTTCAGCGATTTCCCGACCATCATCGAGTCCATCCGTCACCGCCTGCTCAGCCTCCCGGCGGACACGGTGGTGCGGCCCGGACACGGCGACTCGACGACCGTCGGCGCCGAGGCACCGTCCCTGGACGACTGGATCGCACGCGGGCAGTAG
- a CDS encoding lipoyl protein ligase domain-containing protein, whose product MSGTELSLVRGAASAGAAEDLAAGITLLRTVAAGDQPATLRLYRPQPTLAFGQRDTRLPGFTAAESAARERGFEPLVRRAGGRAAAYHQGCLVIDHVEPQTDAVAGSRARFSGFGDLLADALESLGVAAGVGEIPGEYCPGEYSVHGTGTAGQLKLVGTAQRVVAGAWLFSSVVVVEDSPPIREVLTSSYAAMGLDWDPATAGAVEDLVPGVTVGMVEDAVVAAYRRSGYSITVPASTPSTSTPSTSTAVLPGVS is encoded by the coding sequence ATGAGCGGTACAGAGCTGTCCCTGGTTCGCGGCGCTGCCTCAGCTGGCGCCGCCGAGGATCTGGCGGCAGGGATCACCCTCCTCCGGACCGTCGCCGCCGGAGACCAGCCAGCCACGCTGCGGCTCTACCGGCCACAGCCCACCCTGGCGTTCGGGCAGCGGGATACCCGGCTTCCCGGCTTCACCGCTGCGGAGTCCGCCGCCCGGGAGCGGGGGTTCGAGCCGTTGGTCCGGCGGGCGGGAGGTCGTGCAGCCGCCTACCATCAGGGCTGCTTGGTGATCGATCATGTGGAGCCGCAGACCGACGCCGTCGCCGGGTCCCGCGCGCGCTTCTCCGGATTCGGTGACCTTCTGGCCGATGCACTGGAATCCCTTGGCGTCGCAGCGGGCGTCGGGGAGATTCCGGGGGAGTACTGCCCCGGCGAGTACAGCGTCCACGGCACCGGCACGGCCGGGCAGCTCAAACTGGTAGGCACCGCCCAGCGGGTGGTTGCGGGTGCTTGGCTTTTTTCCTCAGTGGTGGTGGTCGAGGACTCGCCGCCGATCCGCGAGGTGCTGACGTCGTCGTACGCGGCGATGGGACTCGACTGGGACCCGGCGACCGCCGGTGCGGTGGAGGATCTGGTTCCCGGGGTAACCGTCGGGATGGTGGAGGACGCGGTGGTCGCCGCCTACCGGCGTAGCGGATACTCGATCACCGTTCCCGCTTCCACCCCTTCCACTTCCACCCCTTCCACTTCCACCGCGGTGCTGCCCGGCGTATCCTGA
- a CDS encoding thioesterase family protein: protein MPGSYYRSLGEGSFESTIHAQGAWNPEEQHMAPAAGLLAHCLEQCSPRPDLRMARLSFDILGMIPGGAFDVLAKVIRPGKTIELLEAEMISGGRTVIRAKAWRLAKADSSAVSAIEDEPMPGPEQAGPFAEMTAWPGGYIESLEFRVLKGHRPGRGRVWLRTPHQMVDGIETADVVRLIGLIDTANGVSARVPPGPGSWMFPNLDLQVHLYREPVGEWLGLETSVSFGTDGIGLTSAVLHDTTGPFGRAEQILTIRKL, encoded by the coding sequence ATGCCAGGCTCTTACTACCGCTCACTGGGCGAGGGCAGCTTCGAATCAACCATCCACGCGCAGGGTGCCTGGAATCCCGAGGAGCAGCACATGGCTCCGGCGGCCGGCCTGCTGGCCCACTGCCTCGAACAGTGCAGCCCCCGGCCCGACCTGCGGATGGCACGGCTCAGCTTCGATATTCTCGGCATGATTCCGGGCGGGGCATTCGATGTCCTCGCGAAAGTGATCCGGCCCGGCAAGACCATCGAACTGCTCGAAGCCGAGATGATCTCCGGCGGACGCACGGTGATACGCGCGAAGGCCTGGCGTCTGGCGAAAGCGGACAGCTCGGCAGTGTCCGCCATTGAGGATGAGCCGATGCCGGGTCCCGAGCAGGCGGGGCCGTTCGCGGAGATGACCGCCTGGCCGGGAGGCTACATCGAATCATTGGAGTTCAGGGTGCTGAAGGGCCACCGCCCGGGCCGGGGACGCGTCTGGCTCCGGACACCCCACCAGATGGTTGACGGCATTGAGACAGCCGATGTGGTCCGGCTGATCGGCCTGATCGATACGGCCAACGGGGTGTCGGCCAGGGTGCCACCGGGGCCAGGGAGCTGGATGTTCCCCAACCTGGATCTGCAGGTCCACCTGTACCGGGAACCGGTGGGCGAGTGGCTCGGACTGGAAACCAGCGTGAGCTTCGGAACCGACGGGATCGGGTTGACGTCGGCGGTGCTGCACGACACCACCGGTCCCTTCGGGCGAGCCGAGCAGATCCTGACTATCCGGAAGCTGTAA
- a CDS encoding PIG-L deacetylase family protein, with translation MTAPAPTVSRSVMLVVAHPDDDAYGIAGSVALHSADPGFRFVLVHATDGSGGDIPPGFPATRESLGAVRRGECRNAWRALGRVPDRHVWLDYQDGEVAEVPDGELADRIAALLQQERPDVVATFGPDGITGHPDHIVAGRATDEAFHRVRADGGAVLRRLLHGALKASTFERWNAARVRTGRDAWDPNRVYHLRGVPDEMVAVEVDTSPVADRIVAGLSQHRSQLHVITDHTRSAADWQRTVGRECFVMAWPPRNADDPLLHDIFEAL, from the coding sequence ATGACGGCGCCAGCCCCCACCGTGAGCAGGTCGGTCATGCTGGTGGTCGCCCATCCGGATGATGACGCCTACGGGATCGCCGGAAGTGTGGCGCTGCACTCCGCAGATCCCGGTTTCCGGTTTGTCCTGGTCCATGCCACGGACGGGTCCGGCGGTGACATCCCGCCGGGCTTCCCCGCCACCCGGGAGTCGTTGGGAGCGGTCCGCCGGGGCGAGTGCCGGAATGCGTGGCGTGCCCTGGGTCGGGTTCCGGACCGGCATGTCTGGCTCGACTACCAGGATGGTGAGGTGGCCGAGGTACCGGACGGCGAACTGGCCGACCGGATCGCCGCCCTCCTCCAGCAGGAACGCCCCGATGTGGTGGCAACTTTCGGACCCGACGGGATCACCGGGCACCCGGACCACATCGTGGCGGGACGAGCCACCGACGAGGCTTTTCACCGTGTCCGGGCCGACGGCGGTGCCGTGCTGCGGCGACTGCTGCACGGGGCGCTGAAGGCATCCACTTTCGAGCGGTGGAACGCCGCGCGGGTGCGGACAGGCAGGGACGCCTGGGACCCGAACCGGGTCTACCACCTGCGGGGTGTGCCCGATGAGATGGTCGCGGTGGAGGTCGACACCAGTCCGGTGGCGGACCGGATTGTGGCCGGCTTGTCGCAGCACCGTAGCCAGTTGCATGTCATTACCGATCACACCCGGAGCGCCGCAGACTGGCAACGCACCGTTGGCCGCGAGTGTTTCGTCATGGCCTGGCCGCCCCGGAACGCCGACGACCCGCTCCTGCACGATATCTTTGAGGCGCTGTAG
- a CDS encoding DUF2177 family protein, with product MIFLQFLVAAATFLLLDAVWLKSMSKFYRGQLGDQLADKPNFLYAAAFYLIYIAGIVLFAVQPALAAGSWLAALGYGGALGLFAYATYDLTNASTLKRWPALLIVVDLAWGTALTALITLATYLVFA from the coding sequence ATGATCTTCCTGCAGTTCCTGGTTGCCGCAGCGACGTTCCTGCTGCTGGACGCCGTGTGGCTCAAATCGATGAGCAAGTTTTACCGGGGTCAGCTCGGCGACCAGCTCGCCGACAAACCCAATTTTCTCTATGCGGCGGCGTTCTACCTAATTTATATAGCCGGCATCGTGCTGTTCGCCGTGCAACCGGCTCTGGCCGCTGGATCATGGCTGGCCGCCCTCGGCTACGGCGGAGCCCTGGGGCTCTTCGCCTACGCCACGTATGACCTGACCAACGCGTCAACCCTCAAACGGTGGCCCGCCCTGCTGATCGTCGTCGACCTGGCTTGGGGCACCGCCCTGACCGCTCTGATCACCCTGGCTACCTACCTGGTGTTCGCATGA
- a CDS encoding aldo/keto reductase, producing MEYRKLGNSGAAVSAYALGTMTFGAEADEATSHQIMSAYAAAGGNFIDTADVYTRGASEEIIGSWLAKNPTERDQMVIASKGRFPMGDGVNDIGLSRRHLRRALDDSLARLGVDHIDLYQVHSWDPLTPLEETLGFLEDSIRSGKIGYYGFSNYTGWQLTKAVWLAKAHGWNAPVTLQPQYSLLVREIESEIVPAALDAGMGLLPWSPLGGGWLTGKYKRDTSPTGETRLGENPERGMEAWKERNSKERTWRIIDTVVEIAGSRGITASQVALAWVAQQPAVTSVILGARNTGQLADNLGADAVTLTADEIDRLSTVSAPEVSDYPYGVPGQEQRSRKIDGGR from the coding sequence ATGGAATACCGGAAGCTAGGCAACAGCGGAGCAGCAGTCTCGGCGTACGCGCTCGGCACCATGACCTTCGGGGCGGAGGCCGACGAAGCGACCTCCCACCAGATCATGAGTGCCTACGCGGCTGCCGGCGGCAACTTCATCGATACCGCCGACGTCTACACCCGCGGCGCCTCCGAGGAAATCATCGGCTCCTGGCTGGCGAAAAACCCCACCGAGCGTGACCAGATGGTCATCGCGTCCAAGGGGCGGTTCCCGATGGGCGACGGTGTCAACGACATTGGACTGTCCCGCCGCCACCTGCGCCGTGCGCTCGATGACTCGCTGGCAAGGTTGGGAGTCGACCACATTGATCTGTACCAGGTGCACTCGTGGGATCCACTCACCCCACTCGAGGAAACCCTGGGGTTCTTAGAGGATTCGATCCGCAGCGGCAAGATCGGCTACTACGGCTTCTCGAACTACACCGGTTGGCAGCTGACCAAGGCGGTGTGGCTTGCCAAGGCCCACGGCTGGAACGCCCCCGTCACCCTGCAGCCCCAGTACAGCCTGCTGGTTCGCGAGATTGAGTCGGAAATCGTTCCCGCAGCCCTCGACGCCGGTATGGGCCTGCTGCCCTGGTCACCACTCGGCGGCGGCTGGCTGACCGGAAAGTACAAGCGGGACACCTCGCCGACCGGGGAAACCCGGCTGGGTGAAAATCCTGAGCGCGGCATGGAGGCGTGGAAGGAACGCAACTCCAAGGAGCGCACCTGGCGCATCATCGACACCGTCGTGGAAATCGCCGGTTCGCGGGGCATCACCGCGTCGCAGGTTGCTCTCGCCTGGGTGGCGCAGCAGCCAGCCGTCACCTCCGTGATCCTCGGTGCGCGGAACACCGGGCAGCTCGCCGACAACCTCGGCGCCGACGCCGTAACCCTCACCGCGGACGAGATCGACCGTCTCAGCACCGTCAGCGCCCCGGAGGTCTCCGACTACCCCTACGGTGTGCCGGGACAGGAACAGCGCAGCCGTAAAATCGACGGCGGGCGCTAA
- a CDS encoding S-(hydroxymethyl)mycothiol dehydrogenase yields the protein MAHRVQAVVVREMNSPATIETILVPDPGPGEALVDILTCGVCHTDLHYKQGGISDDYPFLLGHEATGVVSAVGTDVTQVKAGDRVILNWRAVCGECRACRRGEAQYCFNTHNATQKMTLEDGTELSPALGIGAFAEKTLVAAGQCTKVDPAADAAAVGLLGCGIMAGIGAAINTGNVRRGDSVAVIGCGGVGSAAIAGAKLAGATTIIAVDIDDRKLEATRKLGATHTVNSKDQDAVEAIQALTDGNGANVVIDAVGRPETYKQAFYARDLAGTVVLVGVPTPEMVLELPLLDVFGRGGSLKSSWYGDCLPSRDFPMLVSHYQQGNLDLDAFVTERIKLDQVEAAFDKMHDGSVLRSVVEL from the coding sequence ATGGCTCATAGAGTCCAAGCCGTCGTTGTCAGGGAAATGAACTCTCCAGCCACGATCGAAACCATCCTGGTGCCAGATCCGGGACCGGGTGAAGCGCTGGTGGACATCCTCACCTGCGGTGTCTGCCATACCGATCTGCACTACAAACAGGGTGGGATCAGCGACGATTACCCCTTCCTCCTCGGCCACGAAGCGACCGGAGTGGTCAGCGCCGTCGGCACGGACGTGACCCAGGTCAAGGCCGGCGACCGCGTCATCCTGAACTGGCGTGCCGTGTGCGGCGAGTGCCGCGCCTGCCGTCGTGGTGAAGCCCAATACTGCTTCAACACCCACAACGCCACCCAAAAAATGACCCTCGAGGACGGCACCGAGCTCTCACCCGCGCTGGGAATCGGCGCGTTCGCCGAGAAGACCCTCGTCGCTGCGGGCCAGTGCACCAAGGTGGATCCCGCAGCGGATGCCGCCGCCGTCGGCTTGCTGGGCTGCGGAATCATGGCAGGCATCGGCGCCGCCATCAACACCGGCAACGTCCGTCGCGGCGACTCGGTAGCGGTCATCGGTTGCGGCGGTGTGGGCAGCGCCGCGATCGCCGGCGCCAAACTGGCGGGGGCGACGACCATCATCGCCGTCGACATCGACGACCGGAAGCTCGAAGCCACCCGAAAGCTCGGAGCGACCCACACGGTCAACTCCAAGGACCAGGATGCCGTCGAAGCGATCCAGGCCCTCACCGACGGCAATGGCGCCAACGTGGTGATTGACGCCGTCGGCCGCCCCGAAACCTACAAGCAGGCGTTCTACGCCCGCGACCTTGCCGGCACCGTGGTGCTGGTCGGCGTGCCCACCCCGGAAATGGTGCTGGAACTGCCACTCCTTGACGTGTTCGGGCGGGGCGGCTCATTGAAATCATCCTGGTATGGCGACTGCCTGCCGTCCCGGGACTTCCCCATGCTCGTAAGTCACTACCAGCAGGGCAACCTGGATCTTGACGCGTTCGTCACCGAACGGATCAAGCTCGACCAGGTTGAAGCCGCATTCGACAAGATGCACGACGGCTCGGTGCTGCGCTCGGTGGTGGAGCTCTGA
- a CDS encoding VOC family protein, with amino-acid sequence MKPQVTVITLGVRNLDTSYAFYATALGWEPLVYVPDEVAFFQVGQGLVLSLFRADHLAAEAGGIGHGLIAPPLTLGHNVDSPEEVDAVLQTVLSAGAELVAEGTAMSWGGYSGYFADPDGFHWEVCHNPGLTVADDGTVALREIV; translated from the coding sequence ATGAAACCTCAGGTCACAGTTATTACGCTGGGTGTCCGGAACCTTGATACCTCCTACGCTTTTTATGCAACGGCTCTTGGCTGGGAGCCCCTCGTCTACGTCCCTGACGAGGTGGCGTTCTTCCAGGTGGGTCAGGGGCTGGTGCTGTCGCTCTTCCGTGCCGATCACCTGGCTGCGGAGGCCGGAGGTATTGGCCACGGTCTGATCGCTCCACCGCTCACCCTGGGCCACAACGTCGATTCACCGGAAGAGGTGGATGCGGTTCTCCAGACGGTTCTCAGTGCTGGTGCGGAATTGGTCGCGGAGGGCACCGCCATGAGCTGGGGCGGCTACTCGGGTTATTTTGCCGATCCGGACGGCTTCCATTGGGAGGTGTGCCACAACCCGGGCCTGACAGTGGCTGACGACGGGACCGTCGCGCTCCGGGAGATCGTCTGA
- a CDS encoding mycoredoxin, which translates to MDYTPDAGSITMFSTSWCGYCRRLKKQLDAKGVGYTEINIEEVEGTAALVESLNGGNQTVPTVLFPDGTAATNPSVSDVMARLGS; encoded by the coding sequence GTGGATTACACCCCCGATGCCGGCTCGATCACCATGTTCTCCACCAGCTGGTGCGGATACTGCCGCCGGCTGAAGAAGCAGCTTGACGCCAAGGGTGTCGGCTACACAGAGATCAACATCGAAGAGGTTGAAGGCACCGCAGCACTGGTGGAATCCCTTAACGGTGGCAACCAGACGGTCCCGACGGTGTTGTTCCCCGACGGTACTGCCGCCACCAATCCTTCAGTCTCCGATGTGATGGCACGGCTCGGTAGCTAG
- the thrS gene encoding threonine--tRNA ligase produces MSAPSLITLLVDGEEHQVTTGTTGVDLFADRRDVVVVRVDGELVDLDQPIPAGATVEPITIGSPEGLEVLRHSAAHVMAQAVQQLRPGAKLGIGPYITDGFYFDFDVDTPFTPEDLKQLEKMMLKIVNSNQLFVRRVATEAEAREAMANEPYKLELIGLKGGSGDITDDDGASVEVGAGELTIYDNIDRKSGDVVWKDLCRGPHLPNTKLISNAYALTRSAAAYWRGSEKNPQLQRIYGTAWPTKDELKAYQERIAEAERRDHRKLGTELDLFSFPDELGSGLPVFHPKGGIIRKAMEDYSRQRHVDAGYEFVYTPHITKGHLYEVSGHLDWYRDGMFPAMHVDEELNEDGTVRKPGQDYYLKPMNCPMHNLIFKSRGRSYRELPLRMFEFGSVYRYEKSGVVHGLTRVRGMTQDDAHIYCTREQMKDELTETLNFVLGLLKDYGLDDFYLELSTKNPEKSVGSDEIWDEATRTLAEVGEASGLELRPDPGGAAFYGPKISVQARDAIGRTWQMSTIQLDFNLPERFGLEYQAADGTRQRPVMIHRALFGSIERFMGVLTEHYAGAFPAWLAPVQVLAIPVAEAFNEYLFDVVDKLKAEGIRAQVDIGTDRFPKKIRTASKEKVPFVLIAGGDDQDAGAVSFRFRDGSQDNQVPVDEAVGRIVEAVRNRDK; encoded by the coding sequence GTGTCAGCGCCTTCCCTTATCACCCTCCTCGTCGACGGCGAAGAGCACCAGGTGACTACGGGCACTACCGGCGTTGACTTGTTCGCCGACCGCCGCGACGTCGTCGTCGTCCGCGTTGATGGCGAATTGGTGGACCTGGATCAGCCAATCCCCGCCGGTGCCACGGTCGAACCCATCACTATCGGATCGCCCGAGGGCCTCGAAGTGTTGCGCCACTCGGCTGCCCACGTGATGGCGCAGGCAGTGCAGCAGTTGCGCCCCGGCGCCAAACTGGGCATCGGGCCGTACATCACTGACGGCTTCTACTTCGACTTCGACGTCGACACCCCCTTCACGCCGGAAGACCTGAAGCAGCTCGAGAAGATGATGCTGAAGATCGTCAACAGCAACCAGCTGTTCGTTCGCCGCGTCGCGACCGAGGCCGAAGCCCGCGAAGCGATGGCCAACGAGCCCTACAAGCTGGAACTGATCGGCCTCAAGGGCGGTTCGGGAGACATCACCGACGACGACGGCGCCTCGGTCGAGGTCGGCGCTGGGGAATTGACCATCTACGACAACATCGACCGCAAGAGCGGCGACGTCGTCTGGAAAGATCTGTGCCGCGGCCCGCACCTGCCCAACACCAAGCTCATCTCCAATGCCTACGCTCTGACCCGCTCGGCCGCCGCGTACTGGCGCGGCAGTGAGAAGAACCCGCAGCTGCAGCGCATCTACGGCACCGCCTGGCCCACCAAGGACGAACTCAAGGCCTACCAGGAGCGCATTGCCGAAGCGGAGCGCCGCGACCACCGCAAGCTCGGCACCGAACTGGACCTGTTTTCCTTCCCCGACGAGCTGGGCTCTGGCCTGCCCGTATTCCACCCCAAGGGCGGAATCATCCGCAAGGCGATGGAGGACTACTCACGCCAGCGCCACGTCGACGCAGGCTACGAGTTCGTCTACACGCCCCACATCACGAAGGGCCACCTCTACGAAGTGTCGGGCCACCTGGACTGGTACCGCGACGGCATGTTCCCGGCGATGCACGTCGACGAGGAACTCAACGAGGACGGCACCGTGCGCAAGCCGGGCCAGGATTACTACCTCAAGCCAATGAACTGCCCCATGCACAACCTGATCTTCAAGTCCCGGGGCCGGTCCTACCGCGAGCTGCCGCTGCGCATGTTCGAGTTCGGATCCGTCTACCGGTACGAAAAGTCAGGTGTGGTGCACGGGCTGACGCGGGTGCGCGGCATGACCCAGGATGACGCCCATATCTACTGCACCCGCGAGCAGATGAAGGACGAGCTCACCGAGACTCTCAACTTTGTGCTCGGCCTGCTCAAGGATTACGGGCTGGACGATTTCTACCTGGAGCTCTCCACCAAGAACCCCGAAAAGTCGGTGGGCTCGGATGAGATCTGGGACGAAGCAACCCGGACCCTCGCCGAGGTGGGCGAGGCCTCAGGGCTTGAACTGCGTCCCGATCCAGGCGGAGCTGCGTTCTACGGTCCCAAAATCTCCGTTCAGGCCCGCGACGCCATTGGCCGCACCTGGCAGATGTCCACCATCCAGCTGGACTTCAACCTGCCGGAACGGTTCGGACTGGAGTATCAGGCGGCCGACGGAACCCGTCAGCGCCCGGTCATGATCCACCGTGCGTTGTTTGGCTCGATTGAACGTTTCATGGGGGTGCTCACGGAGCACTACGCCGGTGCGTTCCCGGCCTGGCTGGCACCCGTACAGGTGCTGGCCATCCCGGTCGCCGAAGCCTTCAACGAGTACCTGTTCGACGTCGTCGACAAGCTTAAGGCAGAGGGCATCCGAGCTCAGGTGGACATCGGCACCGACCGGTTCCCGAAAAAAATCCGCACTGCGAGCAAGGAAAAGGTTCCCTTTGTCCTGATCGCTGGCGGCGACGACCAGGACGCCGGAGCCGTATCGTTCAGGTTCCGGGACGGCAGCCAGGACAACCAGGTGCCGGTCGACGAGGCAGTCGGGCGCATTGTCGAGGCTGTCCGGAATCGGGATAAGTAA
- a CDS encoding DUF2177 family protein produces MIRFARNAAVVAAFFLLFDIPWLLAMAGTYRGWIGPLMAEDTSLGYAVVFYLAYSAAAYWLAVRPALESGSLRMAAISGAVLGFAAYGTYGFTNAATLRDWPAQMLLIDTIWGTLLTASICAAAYATIRRIDRRTDGKAPISRRP; encoded by the coding sequence ATGATCAGGTTCGCCCGGAACGCAGCGGTGGTCGCGGCTTTCTTCCTGCTCTTCGACATCCCGTGGCTGCTGGCCATGGCGGGAACGTATCGGGGCTGGATTGGGCCGCTCATGGCCGAGGACACCTCGCTGGGCTACGCGGTGGTGTTCTACCTGGCCTATTCAGCGGCAGCATACTGGCTCGCGGTCCGTCCCGCCCTGGAGAGCGGCAGCCTGCGGATGGCAGCGATCTCCGGTGCCGTCCTCGGTTTCGCCGCGTACGGCACCTACGGTTTCACCAACGCCGCCACCCTTCGCGACTGGCCAGCCCAGATGCTGCTGATCGACACCATCTGGGGAACCCTGCTCACCGCCAGCATCTGCGCCGCCGCCTACGCGACGATCCGGCGTATTGACCGCCGGACCGACGGGAAAGCCCCGATCAGTCGGAGACCGTGA